Proteins co-encoded in one Megalops cyprinoides isolate fMegCyp1 chromosome 1, fMegCyp1.pri, whole genome shotgun sequence genomic window:
- the thumpd1 gene encoding THUMP domain-containing protein 1, translating to MAETPESRKRNKKRYANYGNKKVKTSRELEVGMQGILITCNMNERKCTAEAFSLLNEYADQLYGPEKFSDADESDSDVNDGQDDDDAEAALKKEVKQIRSSTQKRERRFQALDSGANNVVFIRTQNIDPDKLVHHILQDLYTTKKKKSRVILRMLPVSGTCKAFIEDMEKYLGTFLEPWFKTPNQGTFQIVFKARNSSHNKREEVIKALAGLVGQLNPNNKVDLTNPEYTIIIEVIKSVCCVSVVRDYMLFRKFNVQEVVKVDKVQNLPQRTEGSQEGAGGQEVEAVKQDKGAADNAADQKEETVVPIEEGNKDGQGHVPDKQ from the exons ATGGCGGAAACACCAGAATCcaggaaaaggaacaaaaagcGTTATGCCAACTATGGAAACAAGAAAGTTAAAACTTCCCGCGAGCTAGAGGTTGGAATGCAGGGGATTCTCATCACGTGCAACATGAATGAGAGGAAGTGCACAGCAGAAGCCTTCAGCCTTCTAAACGAGTATGCAGACCAGTTGTATGGACCAGAGAAG ttttctgatGCTGACGAGAGTGACAGTGATGTTAATGATGGccaggatgatgatgatgcagagGCAGCCCTGAAGAAGGAGGTCAAACAGATTCGCTCATCtacacagaaaagagagaggcgATTCCAGGCATTGGACAGTGGGGCTAACAATGTTGTCTTCATTAGGACACAAAATATAG accctGACAAACTGGTGCACCACATTTTGCAAGACCTttacacaacaaaaaagaagaaatctcGGGTCATCCTGAGAATGCTGCCAGTGAGTGGAACCTGCAAGGCCTTCATTGAGGACATGGAGAAGTACCTGGGCACCTTCCTGGAGCCGTGGTTCAAGACCCCTAACCAGGGCACTTTTCAGATTGTCTTCAAAGCCCGCAACAGCAGCCACAATAAGAGAGAGGAAGTCATTAAGGCTTTGGCAG GATTAGTTGGGCAGTTGAACCCCAACAATAAAGTGGATCTCACTAACCCTGAATACACCATCATCATTGAGGTGATTaaaagtgtgtgctgtgtgagtgtggtgcgGGACTATATGCTGTTCAGGAAGTTCAATGTGCAGGAAGTGGTGAAGGTGGATAAAGTACAAAACCTGCCTCAGAGGACTGAGGGATCACAGGAAGGAGCAGGTGGGCAGGAAGTGGAGGCTGTGAAGCAGGACAAAGGAGCTGCAGATAATGCTGCTGACCAGAAGGAAGAGACAGTGGTACCAATAGAAGAGGGCAACAAAGATGGGCAAGGCCATGTTCCTGACAAGCAGTAG